Proteins encoded in a region of the Polyodon spathula isolate WHYD16114869_AA chromosome 9, ASM1765450v1, whole genome shotgun sequence genome:
- the LOC121320507 gene encoding serine/threonine-protein phosphatase 2A regulatory subunit B'' subunit beta-like isoform X2, with protein MKSDIIRVKDISLRQDPDLRKELALLARGCDFVLPSRFKKRLKAFQQVQAQVKKEEPLTPALSESIPKFYFPRGRPKPNINIDALISRIEKTFSQFPNERATLEDMGKVAKACECPLYWKAPLFYAAGGDRTGFVSVHKFIAMWRKKIQTCHDDVAKFVHLLAKPSCNYLEQEDLIPFLQDVVNTHAGLTFLREASDFHSRYITTVIQRIFYNVNRSWTGKITCSDLRKSSFLQNVALLEEEEDVNQLTEYFSYEHFYVIYCKFWELDTDHDLYIDQKDLSRHNDHALSHKMIERIFSGAVTRGRKAQKERKMSYADFVWFLISEEDKKTNTSIEYWFRCMDLDGDGVLSMYELEYFYEEQCQKLENMAIEPLPFEDCLCQMLDLVKPECEGKITLHDLKKCKLSHIFFDTFFNIEKYLDHEQKDPFSRDGENEGQEISDWERYAAEEYEILVAEEAANEQFDGYENDLDPIDRQISNELNLRGDKRSFFEIPNPHPNINLDEYEYEDDFE; from the exons gctcaAGTAAAGAAAGAGGAACCCTTAACACCAGCACTAAGTGAAAGCATTCCAAAATTTTACTTCCCTCGAGGACGGCCTAAACCAAATATCAACATTGACGCTCTAATTTCCAGGATAGAGAAAACTTTTTCACAATTCCCAAATGAAAGGGCTACTCTGGAAGACATGGGGAAGGTAGCCAAA GCCTGCGAGTGCCCACTCTACTGGAAAGCTCCATTGTTCTATGCCGCTGGTGGGGACAGAACAGGATTTGTGTCGGTTCACAAATTCATTGCAATGTGGAGAAA aaaaaTACAAACCTGCCATGATGATGTAGCAAAGTTTGTCCATCTTTTGGCCAAACCAAGCTGTAATTATCTAGAACAAGAGGACTTGATTCCATTCCTTCAG GATGTGGTAAATACACATGCTGGTCTCACATTTCTAAGGGAGGCATCAGACTTTCATTCTCGCTATATTACCACA gTTATTCAGaggatattttataatgtaaacaGATCATGGACAGGAAAAATCACTTGTTCAGATCTCAGAAAAAGCAGTTTCTTGCAG aatgtgGCATTgctggaagaggaggaggatgtTAATCAGCTCACTGAGTATTTCTCTTATGAGCATTTCTATGTCATTTACTGCAAGTTTTGGGAGCTAGACACAGACCATGACCTTTACATTGATCAGAAAGACTTGTCCAGACACAATGACCATG caTTATCCCATAAAATGATTGAAAGAATATTCTCTGGAGCAGTTACAag AGGCAGAAAAGCtcaaaaggaaagaaaaatgagCTATGCTGACTTTGTGTGGTTTCTAATATCTGAAGAGgacaaaaagacaaatacaag CATAGAGTACTGGTTCCGGTGTATGGATCTTGATGGAGATGGAGTGCTGTCTATGTATGAGCTTGAATATTTCTATGAGGAGCAATGCCAAAAGCTAGAGAACATGGCCATAGAACCACTACCTTTTGAAGATTGCCTCTGCCAAATGCTGGACCTTGTCAAACCAGAATGTGAAG GCAAGATTACCCTCCATGACCTGAAGAAGTGCAAGTTGTCACATATATTTTTTGATACCTTTTTTAACATTGAGAAGTATTTGGACCATGAGCAGAAAGATCCATTTTCAAGG GATGGAGAGAATGAAGGGCAAGAGATTTCTGATTGGGAGAGGTATGCTGCAGAGGAATATGAAATCCTGGTAGCTGAAGAAGCAGCCAACGAACAGTTTGATGG CTATGAAAATGACCTTGACCCCATAGACCGACAAATCTCAAATGAGTTAAACCTGCGAGGGGACAAGCGATCTTTCTTCGAAATACCCAACCCACACCCTAACATCAATTTGGATGAATATGAGTATGAAGATGATTTTGAATGA